In the Crocosphaera subtropica ATCC 51142 genome, CTAGCATAGTCATCTAAAAAATACCAACCAACAGGATGTTCTTCTCCTAATTCAGATAATAATAAAGCTTTACTTAATACCACTCCCATTAATTCACTGGCATATTTACCACTTTTTGCGGCTCGTAATATAATATCCCCTGAAATGTCTTTAGCTTGCTCAATAAACTGTTCTGCTAACGTTTTGATAGTGGTTTCATCTAAGTCTAAATTTAAGCTTTCTAAACGGCGTTTGACAAGGACTTGTAACAGGTTCAAAGGAGCATTAGAAGATACTAAAAAATTACGGTCATCGCTGCGACTTTGTTGATAGCGAATGACATTAACACCTTGATTGATTAATTGTCGTCTTTCGAGTAAATCATCATAATTAACGACCCATTCTCCTAGACGATGAACTTCTTTAAATACTGTGCTAGTGTCTTCATCTTGGAAGGAAATCTGTCTTGCAGGAAGAAAATGCTGATTTTTGGCACAATCTAAATCTACCCGTTTTAAACTACTATAAATGGCATCTAGATAAGTTTGTCCTACAGATGGTTGACTCGGACAGACTAAATAAACCGTCGATTTTAATTCGTCTTTAGCAGCAGGACGTTTTCTTGAGTAGCGTGTGGGAACGTGCTTGAGAATATCGGGGTTATCGTTAGATAAAGGGGTCGGTTGCCAAACTATTTCTGCTTGTCTGGAAATAATATCTTGAAGAAAGACAATATCAGCGATTTTTCCGTTAGATGAAGATGATGTGTTCGACATGACGCTGATTCGCAGTCTGGCCATAAAATCGTGAGTCCCTTCACTAGCGACAAAAGCATCTGCATCGGTTTGAGAACTTTCTATGAGTTGCTGATACAAATCACTTAATTTGGGGGAATCTCGATGACATAAAATGACTTGACAACGAGCTTCATTATAGTTGTCTTGTAATTCACTTAGTTTTGTAATAACTGTTTGGGGAAGTCTAGTGGAGTCACATTGATAAAGAATGATACTCAAATTTGTTTGTTCATGGGGGAGTAATTCGAGGTATCGCTTCATTAAGTCTAGCAGTTTATTGGCTGCCTTTTTGGGGTCTTCATTGGTAGACTGTTGAGTTATATCTTTTATTGGTTGTTCAAGGAGACTGTAATCATTGACTGTATCAGACAGATAAAGTAATAAAGGTTCATTCCCTTTATAACCTAAACAAACTTCGGGATAATAAGGGTGAGTGAGTTCATTTCTTAAATCAGAGAAGAATAAACGGGAATCTCCAAAATTAACGTCTTCTGTTGAAAGAATATGTTTCAGTAATCCTGAAATTTGGCGGGCTTTAATGCTCAAAGAGGCTAATCTTAAGGGATGCCAAGGCGTAATAATAGCAGCAGGTTTTCCTCGTTTGACTTCCACACACCCTAAGCGTAAAATAGGTTCAATTAATTCCACTCGATTAGTATCACCCAGGGCATGATTAAGGAGAGTTTTAAGAAGTTCTTGATAGTCATCGCATTGGTGGATTAAAACAGGATGGGAAATCCCTTCTTGACTTAACCAACTATTCAGGGCTTTTGTATAAGTTTCTTTAAATTTTCCCCAAGCTTGTTTAATTATTTCTGCGGATTCTGAAGATAAGCGATTATCTTGAACTGCCTGTTTAAGAGCCGTAGGAAACAGTTTAGCTAAGTCTTGTTTTCGGTCATATTTACTGACTAAAGAGCCTCTATCTTGTCGATAAGCAGCCATTAAAGTACCGACATCATCCAGAGAAATTCCTTGAAGACGACCTTTTTTGCTGACTAATTCCCGTGATACTTCAGAGATAAGAAAAGGAGAGGGGTTGGAATTAACTAACCGGTTTAAGTCATCATGAAGTTCCATTCCAATACTATTGGGATTTACCTTCCAAATTAATTGAATTTTGCTGATTAATTCTTGAGAAAAACAAGAACGAAGTTCTACATAAAATTTGATTTCACAAGCGGCTTTAGCTACAGAAACATTTTTTTTATATTTTTTCTTATTTTTCGTTTGTTCATCTTTTAATAATTCATCATATTTAAACAGCCAGTGAGTCTCCCAAGTAATTTCAGGATAGGTTAACTGTTCAATCCCTCTATACCTTGTACAAAAATATAATCCCATGTCTGCATTGAGTTCTAACCATTTACTTTTACGGGAACTTTTTTGAGTTTTAATAATTAATTGAGTCGGATTTTCTTGAGAATCAGCTTGGTCAAAGAGTCGCTCAAAGGCTTGAACTAAACCCACTAAAAAGTCAGTGCATTCGATGGGTTGACCGTAGACAAATTTATCCCATTTGGTTTTGAGAGTACGGTCATTTTCTAATTCAGACCGATGGTTATCATAAAATTCTTTGTCTTCTTCGTTAGCTTCTTTGGCTTTTCTTTTCTTTAATGTTTCTAGATAGTCTAATTCAGATTCGGTTAAACTATCAGGGTATTCATCTTCATAAAATTGTTGGGTTAAACTATATAAGTCGGTTTTTTTTGTTTTTAATCCACTAAAAATAGCGTGAATATTATCTATTTCCCATTCAAATTTAGTTAAAGCTTTCCCTTGTTCATTCCATTCCGGCGGACTTTTAATGAAGGCTTGAATAATAGAATGGGCTTGCTCAGGAATGTCTTCTTTAACCTTTTCAAAGGTCGATTGTAACTCACTTTCTTCAATGGGTTTACGGGTAGGGGTTTGTTTGAGTAACAGACAAGCCCGTTTAGAAACCGCCTGTTGATACTTTTGTTGCCACTTTTGGGCGTGTCCCCAAGTTTTTTGGGGTATGGCTTCAAAA is a window encoding:
- a CDS encoding FtsK/SpoIIIE domain-containing protein, coding for MDSIDLIGQVATKFLRESLNTEDSDGVARFILDRLTGEQVTNICQSILATPDLSPHIKIQIPRTLVAGYDLPEAILTDEKTVHLRHAPCDRPCLLLANTNDDQGQSLKDISALGAGLLKEQIEIWVDVASEGLDLPDEQLKYWNKALKGLLAASECSLEQFANYVMDTRERIASESVPIINALGWALPALRLPRDSGYFEAIPQKTWGHAQKWQQKYQQAVSKRACLLLKQTPTRKPIEESELQSTFEKVKEDIPEQAHSIIQAFIKSPPEWNEQGKALTKFEWEIDNIHAIFSGLKTKKTDLYSLTQQFYEDEYPDSLTESELDYLETLKKRKAKEANEEDKEFYDNHRSELENDRTLKTKWDKFVYGQPIECTDFLVGLVQAFERLFDQADSQENPTQLIIKTQKSSRKSKWLELNADMGLYFCTRYRGIEQLTYPEITWETHWLFKYDELLKDEQTKNKKKYKKNVSVAKAACEIKFYVELRSCFSQELISKIQLIWKVNPNSIGMELHDDLNRLVNSNPSPFLISEVSRELVSKKGRLQGISLDDVGTLMAAYRQDRGSLVSKYDRKQDLAKLFPTALKQAVQDNRLSSESAEIIKQAWGKFKETYTKALNSWLSQEGISHPVLIHQCDDYQELLKTLLNHALGDTNRVELIEPILRLGCVEVKRGKPAAIITPWHPLRLASLSIKARQISGLLKHILSTEDVNFGDSRLFFSDLRNELTHPYYPEVCLGYKGNEPLLLYLSDTVNDYSLLEQPIKDITQQSTNEDPKKAANKLLDLMKRYLELLPHEQTNLSIILYQCDSTRLPQTVITKLSELQDNYNEARCQVILCHRDSPKLSDLYQQLIESSQTDADAFVASEGTHDFMARLRISVMSNTSSSSNGKIADIVFLQDIISRQAEIVWQPTPLSNDNPDILKHVPTRYSRKRPAAKDELKSTVYLVCPSQPSVGQTYLDAIYSSLKRVDLDCAKNQHFLPARQISFQDEDTSTVFKEVHRLGEWVVNYDDLLERRQLINQGVNVIRYQQSRSDDRNFLVSSNAPLNLLQVLVKRRLESLNLDLDETTIKTLAEQFIEQAKDISGDIILRAAKSGKYASELMGVVLSKALLLSELGEEHPVGWYFLDDYASWLGQKEGRIADILAISPQIKNEQPVLKIIISEAKYIEANGLNDARKSSQHQLRDTVERMANALFVSPGRLDRDLWLSRLGDLLLDGIEFNSTDSISIEEWRKGVRDGTIPLDLSGYSHVFISGPSDTSVSNDQIPIAKVDRCYQEIFNRETVRQLVLAIHHQQPLASIREKLGNEQPWTVSEPRFPADRVVWVNPILELPILDDSASSEKIAYIESLSTESTETIVNRTLQNENLTTINSNQKQSLVTSPQNIHPSHSINSLKTPNKAANDNHPINDFNSQQNSNGVSDYNSQSNHLNQLNYTNQNKNEEKKEVNNITQTTWASPALATWINQQTESKINEQQEKKWLETTVSTLRKALISYDLQAKVLGQRLTPNAALIRFKGSDRLNIKDIETRRSSLLTTHGLNVINILGAPGEIIVSIARPQREIISLSQVWKQREINLKAGVNLSFIIGVKEIDGELLYLNLGEEFAHLQQHAPHTLIAGATGSGKSVLLRNLLLDVCATNSPELVKIYLIDAKQGTDYFPLEDLPHLTEGIITEQYQGIEVFEKIVSEMDSRYQLFREQKVNNLLVYNQKVSAEKQLPVLLLVHDEFADWMLVEEYKNAVSSAVQRLGVKARAAGIHLIFAAQRPDNNVFPMQLRDNLGNRLILRVESVGTSEISLGQKGGECLLGKGHLAARLPGESDLIYTQVPFLSNEEFSLVAEAIKQDLSQNL